GGTGTTGCGCATGAAGATCAGGCGTCCGGTGACGCCAACCTTCTGGCCGGTCTGAGTATCGACGGGCAAATCCGGGTACTTCTCGCGTACGGCGGCCAGCGACGTGGTGCGATCGACGCCGACGACGTACGGCTCGATGCCGTCGTTCAGCAAGCGGTCGCGCTTTTCGCGGCGAATCCGCAGCTGCTCTGGGAGGTCGTCGTCGGTCACGGGTACGTCGTTAGGGTTCTGCGCCACGGCAAGCACCTTACTCGGCGCTATGAAAGCCGGGGAATCGTAGCGGCGATGCTTGGAACCATCGCACCTCTGGCGGCATCCTGGTATCGAGAACACAGGACGACGAAGGAGTCGATATGCGGATGGCACTGATGGTGATCGGCTGGGTTGTATTCGTGGCGGGCGCGGGAATGCTCATCCTGCTCATCGCCGACGGCACCGGCAAAACAGACAGTCAGGTGTTGGCAAACCCGTCCGCGGGCATCATGGTCGCCGGAGCCATCCTCGTGCTGGCCGGTGTCCTCAGCGGCCGAGCGTCGACACCCACGACGCTCGGCATGAGCCAGCCGTACGCCCCACCCGCGCCGCCGCAGCCGACGTCGGCCCCGATCGCCGGAGCACCGTCCCCAGCTCTGGGACAGCAGCCCGGCGCAGCAATCAGCGGGATGCAGCCTGGCACTGGGGCTCAGCCGGTTAGCGGAGTTCAGCCCACCAGCGGCCCGAGCACAGGCCAGCAACCCACCAGCGGTCAGCAGTTCGGGCAATCCGGCGGATTCGGCAACTAGCGCGCCGAGTCAACGACGCGGCATCAACGACGCTGGATCAACGACAAGGGCCTGGAACCAACTGGTTCCAGGCCCCGCGTCGTCTCAGATTCCTTTGGAAAGTTTGACGACCTCTTCGCCGTACCCAATCGCTGCGTAGAAATCGCGCGCCGTCTGGTTCTTCGCGGGCGTCTCGATGTGCAGCCAGCGGTGTCCGCGGCCAGCTGCCCACTCTTCACAGGCTGTCATCAACGCGGTACCAACACCTTGCCGCGAGACGCGCTCCTGCACCGCGAGGCCGTCGACGTACGCCTCTTTCTGCCCGACCAACTGGCCCTTGATGAACACTTTCACCATGCCGGCGACGCCCTGCTCATCCTCGGCTACGAACACTGCCTGCGGGGTCTGCTGAACCTGCTGGGCCTCGAGCATCCACTCGACGGTGTCGATGGGGCCAGTGCCGTCGTCGTGAAACGGGTTCACGTTCTCCATCAGGCGCGGCGCCAGCTGTAGGCACGCTTCACGATCGCGCTCTTCGAACGGGCGGATATTCATGGGTCCTCCACTCATCGAGGTTGTGCTGCCGAGATCGTAGTTGGCATCTCGACGATCACCACGACACAGCCTGGGTGATGCCGCGCCGCACATTGTTGTGTAGCGATCAACCTACGACAGACACCGCCCGCGGCGCCCGCCCACCCTGGACCGGCGCGGATTCGAATCGGATTCGGTTTACGGGTAATCTGCCGTGCAAGCGCTCACCAACACTGGAGGTCCGCATGGGCGAGAAGCTCAACCGTTTCACTGGAAAGTCCGCGATCATCACCGGCGGTAGCCGCGGGATCGGATTGGGCATCGCCCAGGCGATCATCAACGAGGGCGGCGAAGTCATCATCACCGGCCGCAAACCTGAGCAGTTGGAGGAGGCGGCCAAGGAGCTCAACGCGCCTGATCGCGTGCTCACCCTGGCCGGGAACGCCTCGCACGACGACCACCGGCAGGAACTGGTCGACCTCGCGATGAGCAAGTTCGGCAAGATCGATCACGTCGTCGGCAACGTCGGCATCAACCCGTTCTACGGGTCGACGCTCGACCTCCCGCTGGACACCGCGCGCAAGGTGCTCGACACCAATATCGTCTCGACCCTCGGCCTGATCCAGCTCGCCTGGCACGCGAGCATGAAGGAGAACGGCGGCTCGATCGTGATCGTCGCTTCGGTCGCCGGCCTACGCTCGGCCGGCCCGATCGGCATCTACGGCACGTCCAAGGCGGGCCTGATCCAGCTCACCCAGCAACTGTCGACGGATATGGCTCCCAAGGTCCGCGTGAATGCGATCTCCCCAGCAGTCGTCAAGACGCGCTTTGCCGAGGCGCTGTACATCGACAAGGAAGACGAGGTGCGCGCTCGCTACCCACTGAACCGCCTCGGCACCCCGGAGGACACCGGCGCGACCGCCGCCTTCCTACTCTCGGACGACGCGGGCTGGATCACCGGCCAGAACATCGTGCTGGACGGCGGTTCGTTGCACCAGTCCGCCACCTGATCACCCCAGTTACGCATCGACCCGATTACGTGTCGACCCAACT
The sequence above is a segment of the Cumulibacter soli genome. Coding sequences within it:
- a CDS encoding GNAT family N-acetyltransferase, which encodes MNIRPFEERDREACLQLAPRLMENVNPFHDDGTGPIDTVEWMLEAQQVQQTPQAVFVAEDEQGVAGMVKVFIKGQLVGQKEAYVDGLAVQERVSRQGVGTALMTACEEWAAGRGHRWLHIETPAKNQTARDFYAAIGYGEEVVKLSKGI
- a CDS encoding SDR family oxidoreductase, with translation MGEKLNRFTGKSAIITGGSRGIGLGIAQAIINEGGEVIITGRKPEQLEEAAKELNAPDRVLTLAGNASHDDHRQELVDLAMSKFGKIDHVVGNVGINPFYGSTLDLPLDTARKVLDTNIVSTLGLIQLAWHASMKENGGSIVIVASVAGLRSAGPIGIYGTSKAGLIQLTQQLSTDMAPKVRVNAISPAVVKTRFAEALYIDKEDEVRARYPLNRLGTPEDTGATAAFLLSDDAGWITGQNIVLDGGSLHQSAT